In Monomorium pharaonis isolate MP-MQ-018 chromosome 3, ASM1337386v2, whole genome shotgun sequence, a genomic segment contains:
- the LOC105833262 gene encoding integrator complex subunit 11 isoform X2 yields MPDVKITPLGAGQDVGRSCILVSMGGKNIMLDCGMHMGFNDERRFPDFSYIVPEGPATSYIDCVIISHFHLDHCGALPYFTEMVGYTGPIYMTHPTKAIAPILLEDMRKVAVEQLEIKAYYAGHVLGAAMFWIRVGSQSIVYTGDYNMTPDRHLGAAWIDKCRPDLLISESTYATTIRDSKRCRERDFLKKVHECIDRGGKVLIPVFALGRAQELCILLETYWERMNLKVPVYFALGLTEKANNYYKMFITWTNQKIKKTFVQRNMFDFKHIKPFDKAYIDNPGAMVVFATPGMLHAGLSLQIFKKWAPNESNMVIMPGFCVQGTVGHKVLNGSRRIEFENRQIVEVKMAVEYMSFSAHADAKGIMQLIQYCEPKNVMLVHGEFAKMEYLKEKIKQEFGVNCYNPANGETCIITTTSKVPVDASLALLKTEAKRYSALPPDPKRRRLLHSVLMLREDGVCLVDADEVAKAAGITKHVVRFTSTVQVRDPGPAHATTLKLLQPLKERLSGWTVQLTDGSISVESVLVKVEGDEDDQKSVYVSWTNQDEDLGSYILGFLQTMLN; encoded by the exons atgccTGACGTAAAAATTACACCACTTGGTGCTGGGCAAGATGTTGGGCGTAGCTGTATCCTTGTCTCCATGGGTGGCAAAAACATCATGTTAGACTGTGGAATGCACATGGGATTCAACGATGAGAGGCGCTTCCCAGATTTTTCCTATATAGTTCCAGAGGGTCCCGCAACCAGTTACATCGACTGTGTCATTATCTCTCATTTTCATTTAGATCATTGTGGTGCTCTACCATATTTCACAGAGATG GTAGGCTACACTGGACCAATTTATATGACACATCCGACTAAAGCTATTGCACCAATATTGCTGGAGGACATGAGAAAGGTTGCAGTTGAAC AATTGGAGATAAAAGCGTACTATGCTGGACATGTTCTTGGAGCGGCTATGTTTTGGATTCGTGTGGGATCGCAGTCTATCGTATACACAGGAGATTATAATATGACGCCAGATCGGCATTTGGGTGCTGCATGGATAGACAAATGTAGACCGGACTTATTAATATCGGAGTCGACGTATGCGACTACGATTAGGGATTCCAAAAGGTGCAGAGAAAGAGATTTTCTCAAGAAA GTACATGAATGCATCGACAGAGGTGGAAAGGTATTGATTCCTGTGTTCGCTCTCGGTCGCGCCCAAGAGCTGTGTATACTCTTGGAAACATATTGGGAAAGAATGAATCTAAAAGTACCAGTTTATTTCGCGCTTGGTTTGACCGAGAAGgccaataattattacaaaatgtttatcaCTTGGACTAAtcagaaaattaagaaaacgtTCGTACAACGGAATATGTTTGATTTTAAGCATATAAAACCGTTTGATAAAGCGTATATCGATAATCCAGGTGCAATGGTGGTGTTCGCCACGCCAGGAATGTTACATGCCGGCCTCTCCCTTCAGATCTTTAAGAAATGGGCACCTAATGAGTCCAACATGGTTATCATGCCGGGTTTTTGCGTGCAAGGCACCGTGGGACACAAGGTCCTGAACGGTTCACGGAGAATCGAATTTGAGAATCGACAGATCGTGGAGGTAAAGATGGCTGTGGAATACATGTCCTTCTCCGCTCACGCCGACGCGAAAGGAATAATGCAGTTGATACAGTATTGCGAGCCAAAAAATGTTATGCTGGTTCATGGAGAATTTGCTAAGATGGAATATTTGAAGGAAAAGATCAAACAAGAATTTGGTGTTAACTGTTATAATCCTGCAAACGGCGAAACTTGCATTATCACGACCACGTCCAAAGTTCCCGTAGATGCTTCTCTAGCGCTGCTGAAAACTGAAGCTAAAAGATACTCGGCGCTGCCACCTGATCCAAAGAGACGGAGGCTGCTTCATAGCGTATTGATGTTGAGAGAAGATGGTGTCTGTCTTGTAGATGCAGACGAG GTTGCAAAGGCTGCAGGTATTACGAAACATGTTGTCAGATTCACATCTACTGTGCAAGTAAGGGATCCTGGTCCAGCACACGCTACTACCTTAAAATTGTTACAGCCATTGAAAGAAAGACTATCAGGATGGACGGTTCAATTAACGGATGGTTCTATATCAGTCGAATCCGTTTTGGTAAAGGTAGAAGGAGATGAAGATGATCAAAAAAGTGTTTACGTTTCATGGACTAATCAGGATGAAGATTTAGGCAGTTATATTCTCGGGTTTCTGCAAACTATGCTGAATTAA
- the LOC105833262 gene encoding integrator complex subunit 11 isoform X1, whose protein sequence is MPDVKITPLGAGQDVGRSCILVSMGGKNIMLDCGMHMGFNDERRFPDFSYIVPEGPATSYIDCVIISHFHLDHCGALPYFTEMVGYTGPIYMTHPTKAIAPILLEDMRKVAVERKGESNFFTSQMIKDCMKKVIAVTLHQSVMVDPELEIKAYYAGHVLGAAMFWIRVGSQSIVYTGDYNMTPDRHLGAAWIDKCRPDLLISESTYATTIRDSKRCRERDFLKKVHECIDRGGKVLIPVFALGRAQELCILLETYWERMNLKVPVYFALGLTEKANNYYKMFITWTNQKIKKTFVQRNMFDFKHIKPFDKAYIDNPGAMVVFATPGMLHAGLSLQIFKKWAPNESNMVIMPGFCVQGTVGHKVLNGSRRIEFENRQIVEVKMAVEYMSFSAHADAKGIMQLIQYCEPKNVMLVHGEFAKMEYLKEKIKQEFGVNCYNPANGETCIITTTSKVPVDASLALLKTEAKRYSALPPDPKRRRLLHSVLMLREDGVCLVDADEVAKAAGITKHVVRFTSTVQVRDPGPAHATTLKLLQPLKERLSGWTVQLTDGSISVESVLVKVEGDEDDQKSVYVSWTNQDEDLGSYILGFLQTMLN, encoded by the exons atgccTGACGTAAAAATTACACCACTTGGTGCTGGGCAAGATGTTGGGCGTAGCTGTATCCTTGTCTCCATGGGTGGCAAAAACATCATGTTAGACTGTGGAATGCACATGGGATTCAACGATGAGAGGCGCTTCCCAGATTTTTCCTATATAGTTCCAGAGGGTCCCGCAACCAGTTACATCGACTGTGTCATTATCTCTCATTTTCATTTAGATCATTGTGGTGCTCTACCATATTTCACAGAGATG GTAGGCTACACTGGACCAATTTATATGACACATCCGACTAAAGCTATTGCACCAATATTGCTGGAGGACATGAGAAAGGTTGCAGTTGAACGTAAGGGTGAAAGCAATTTTTTCACATCGCAGATGATAAAAGACTGCATGAAGAAAGTTATCGCTGTTACACTTCATCAATCCGTTATGGTCGATCCAGAATTGGAGATAAAAGCGTACTATGCTGGACATGTTCTTGGAGCGGCTATGTTTTGGATTCGTGTGGGATCGCAGTCTATCGTATACACAGGAGATTATAATATGACGCCAGATCGGCATTTGGGTGCTGCATGGATAGACAAATGTAGACCGGACTTATTAATATCGGAGTCGACGTATGCGACTACGATTAGGGATTCCAAAAGGTGCAGAGAAAGAGATTTTCTCAAGAAA GTACATGAATGCATCGACAGAGGTGGAAAGGTATTGATTCCTGTGTTCGCTCTCGGTCGCGCCCAAGAGCTGTGTATACTCTTGGAAACATATTGGGAAAGAATGAATCTAAAAGTACCAGTTTATTTCGCGCTTGGTTTGACCGAGAAGgccaataattattacaaaatgtttatcaCTTGGACTAAtcagaaaattaagaaaacgtTCGTACAACGGAATATGTTTGATTTTAAGCATATAAAACCGTTTGATAAAGCGTATATCGATAATCCAGGTGCAATGGTGGTGTTCGCCACGCCAGGAATGTTACATGCCGGCCTCTCCCTTCAGATCTTTAAGAAATGGGCACCTAATGAGTCCAACATGGTTATCATGCCGGGTTTTTGCGTGCAAGGCACCGTGGGACACAAGGTCCTGAACGGTTCACGGAGAATCGAATTTGAGAATCGACAGATCGTGGAGGTAAAGATGGCTGTGGAATACATGTCCTTCTCCGCTCACGCCGACGCGAAAGGAATAATGCAGTTGATACAGTATTGCGAGCCAAAAAATGTTATGCTGGTTCATGGAGAATTTGCTAAGATGGAATATTTGAAGGAAAAGATCAAACAAGAATTTGGTGTTAACTGTTATAATCCTGCAAACGGCGAAACTTGCATTATCACGACCACGTCCAAAGTTCCCGTAGATGCTTCTCTAGCGCTGCTGAAAACTGAAGCTAAAAGATACTCGGCGCTGCCACCTGATCCAAAGAGACGGAGGCTGCTTCATAGCGTATTGATGTTGAGAGAAGATGGTGTCTGTCTTGTAGATGCAGACGAG GTTGCAAAGGCTGCAGGTATTACGAAACATGTTGTCAGATTCACATCTACTGTGCAAGTAAGGGATCCTGGTCCAGCACACGCTACTACCTTAAAATTGTTACAGCCATTGAAAGAAAGACTATCAGGATGGACGGTTCAATTAACGGATGGTTCTATATCAGTCGAATCCGTTTTGGTAAAGGTAGAAGGAGATGAAGATGATCAAAAAAGTGTTTACGTTTCATGGACTAATCAGGATGAAGATTTAGGCAGTTATATTCTCGGGTTTCTGCAAACTATGCTGAATTAA